One stretch of Marinobacterium iners DNA includes these proteins:
- the selD gene encoding selenide, water dikinase SelD, whose product MSTPIRLTQYSHGAGCGCKISPAVLDTILSGSGSQTLDPNLWVGNASRDDAAVYAIDDHTGIVSTTDFFMPIVDDPFDFGRIAATNAISDIYAMGGSPLMAIAILGWPINLIPAEIAGDVIRGARAVCDLAGIPLAGGHSIDAPEPIFGLAVTGRVDKSQLKRNDTARAGDQLYLTKPLGIGILTTAEKQGKLRTEDQGVATELMCTLNRAGQRFATLAGVSAMTDVTGFGLLGHLVEMADGSKLTAELDYSAVPRIASVEHYLSQGCVPGGTGRNFDSYGHRVSALSDDQKQLLCDPQTSGGLLVAVSPDSSHEFLAAADELGLSLEPIGQLTDAREYAVELN is encoded by the coding sequence ATGTCCACACCCATACGTCTTACCCAGTACAGTCACGGCGCCGGTTGTGGCTGCAAGATCTCCCCTGCCGTGCTCGACACCATTCTCTCAGGCAGCGGCAGCCAGACACTGGACCCCAACCTTTGGGTCGGCAACGCATCGCGCGATGATGCTGCCGTGTACGCCATTGATGATCACACCGGCATCGTCTCCACTACCGATTTTTTCATGCCGATCGTGGATGACCCGTTCGATTTTGGCCGCATCGCCGCCACCAACGCGATCAGCGATATCTATGCCATGGGCGGATCACCGCTGATGGCGATTGCGATTCTGGGCTGGCCGATCAATCTGATCCCCGCCGAAATCGCGGGTGACGTGATACGCGGCGCCCGCGCAGTCTGTGATCTGGCGGGTATTCCGCTGGCAGGTGGGCACTCGATTGATGCACCGGAGCCGATCTTCGGTCTGGCCGTTACCGGTCGCGTCGACAAGTCACAGCTCAAGCGCAACGACACGGCCAGAGCCGGTGATCAGCTTTACCTCACCAAGCCATTGGGGATCGGTATTCTCACCACCGCCGAAAAACAGGGCAAGCTGCGCACCGAGGATCAGGGGGTCGCCACCGAGCTGATGTGTACCCTCAACCGTGCCGGACAGCGTTTTGCAACGCTTGCAGGCGTCTCCGCCATGACCGATGTCACCGGCTTTGGCCTGCTTGGTCACCTGGTGGAAATGGCCGACGGCAGCAAGTTGACCGCCGAGCTGGACTACAGCGCGGTGCCCCGTATCGCATCGGTTGAGCACTACCTGTCACAGGGTTGTGTGCCAGGCGGAACCGGGCGCAACTTTGACAGCTATGGCCACCGCGTCAGCGCCCTTTCAGATGATCAGAAGCAGTTGCTGTGTGACCCGCAAACCAGTGGCGGCCTGCTGGTGGCTGTTTCACCCGATTCCAGCCATGAGTTCCTGGCCGCAGCGGACGAACTGGGGCTGTCGCTTGAGCCGATCGGTCAGCTGACTGATGCTCGTGAATACGCGGTTGAGCTAAACTGA
- a CDS encoding GTPase has product MSDYIDFLGDSYNEENNEYYHDKAKAKALKEKDKCNIIICGASGVGKSTLINAIFGEEVVKAGAGKPVTQHLEKVTIPEKGICLWDTKGIEAKDYQRTMNSLENEFKQAIDKAEDFSEIPHIGWVCPDSVTYNPTHTSTTL; this is encoded by the coding sequence ATGAGCGATTATATTGATTTCCTTGGTGATAGCTACAACGAGGAAAATAATGAATATTATCACGACAAGGCTAAAGCTAAAGCATTAAAAGAAAAAGATAAATGCAATATCATTATTTGTGGGGCCAGTGGTGTAGGAAAAAGCACCTTAATCAACGCTATTTTTGGGGAGGAAGTCGTTAAAGCTGGGGCAGGAAAGCCTGTTACTCAGCACCTTGAAAAAGTTACTATCCCCGAAAAAGGAATTTGTCTTTGGGATACTAAGGGGATTGAAGCTAAAGACTACCAACGCACTATGAATTCTCTAGAAAATGAATTCAAGCAAGCCATTGATAAGGCTGAGGATTTCAGTGAAATTCCTCACATTGGTTGGGTTTGTCCTGATTCCGTGACTTACAACCCCACTCACACCTCTACAACACTGTAA
- a CDS encoding type II toxin-antitoxin system CcdA family antitoxin encodes MTELYNTAAPKKATNLSINSDLLRKTRELNINLSATLEQALREELSKRKATQWVEENRTAIQRYNDFVEQHGCFGDEFREFYC; translated from the coding sequence ATGACCGAACTTTATAATACTGCCGCGCCCAAGAAGGCAACCAACCTGTCGATCAACAGCGACTTGCTGCGCAAAACACGCGAGCTGAATATAAACCTGTCGGCCACCCTGGAACAGGCACTCAGGGAAGAGCTATCAAAACGCAAAGCCACGCAATGGGTCGAGGAAAATCGCACCGCGATTCAACGCTACAATGACTTTGTCGAGCAACATGGATGCTTCGGTGACGAATTCAGGGAGTTTTACTGTTAA
- a CDS encoding gamma-glutamylcyclotransferase family protein — MPSLFSYGTLQQPSVQVANFGRELSGQPDTLQGYVIGEVEITDERVLRESGKAFHPILRHTGNVADEVQGTVFELTDAELAQADDYEVDDYVRVAARLKSGTQCWIYAAADEA, encoded by the coding sequence ATGCCATCACTGTTCTCCTACGGCACCCTGCAACAGCCATCGGTTCAGGTCGCCAACTTTGGCCGCGAGCTGAGCGGTCAGCCCGATACCTTGCAGGGCTATGTCATTGGTGAGGTCGAAATCACGGATGAGCGGGTGCTGCGTGAGAGTGGCAAGGCGTTTCATCCCATTCTGCGCCACACGGGGAATGTTGCGGATGAAGTGCAGGGCACGGTATTCGAGCTGACGGATGCGGAGCTGGCACAGGCGGATGATTACGAGGTTGACGATTACGTGCGGGTGGCGGCACGACTCAAGTCTGGAACACAGTGCTGGATTTACGCGGCAGCGGATGAGGCGTGA
- the mnmH gene encoding tRNA 2-selenouridine(34) synthase MnmH produces MRPDSLDYRAILLSGVALMDTRAPVEFTKGAFPTSVNLPLMSDEERHKVGTCYKRHGQEAAITLGHRLVSGEIKAERVQAWVDFATANPEGYLYCFRGGLRSRTTQQWLKEAGIDYPLIKGGYKALRGFLIDTLEQAAQQCHFVRLGGLTGCGKTELLHQLDHAVDLEGHANHRGSSFGRHASPQPTQINFENALALEILRKRDAGFDTLVVEDENRAIGSCATPLPLHLRFKAAPLVWLEEPIEQRIERILKDYVIDLSAEFIQQQGETDGFETFAQRLRNSLGNIVKRLGSERHQRLAALMDQALEAQRHGGETGLHRDWINALLNEYYDPMYAYQSERNAQPVLFKGNRSEVKAFLQSLTPASR; encoded by the coding sequence ATGCGCCCCGACAGCCTGGATTATCGCGCGATTCTGCTCAGCGGCGTGGCGCTGATGGATACCCGCGCTCCGGTGGAGTTTACCAAGGGCGCCTTCCCCACCAGCGTTAACCTACCGCTGATGAGTGACGAAGAACGTCACAAGGTCGGTACCTGCTACAAGCGCCACGGTCAGGAGGCGGCCATTACGCTCGGGCACCGCCTGGTCAGCGGTGAGATCAAGGCTGAGCGGGTGCAAGCCTGGGTTGATTTTGCCACAGCGAACCCCGAGGGATACCTGTACTGCTTTCGCGGTGGTCTGCGTTCGCGTACCACTCAGCAATGGCTGAAAGAGGCCGGTATTGACTACCCGCTCATTAAGGGTGGCTACAAGGCATTGCGCGGCTTTCTGATCGATACGCTGGAACAGGCCGCACAGCAGTGCCACTTTGTCCGTCTGGGCGGCTTGACAGGCTGCGGCAAGACCGAGCTGTTACATCAGCTCGATCACGCAGTGGATCTTGAAGGTCACGCCAACCATCGCGGCTCCAGCTTTGGCCGTCATGCCAGCCCGCAGCCCACCCAAATCAACTTTGAAAACGCACTGGCGCTGGAGATTCTGCGCAAGCGCGATGCCGGTTTTGATACGCTGGTGGTGGAAGATGAAAACCGTGCCATCGGCAGCTGCGCCACACCACTGCCGCTGCATTTGCGTTTCAAGGCCGCCCCGCTGGTCTGGCTGGAGGAGCCCATCGAGCAGCGTATCGAGCGCATTCTGAAGGACTATGTGATCGACCTGTCAGCCGAGTTTATCCAGCAACAGGGCGAAACGGATGGATTCGAAACCTTTGCACAACGCCTGCGCAACAGCCTTGGCAACATCGTCAAGCGACTGGGCAGCGAGCGTCATCAGCGCTTGGCAGCGTTAATGGATCAGGCCCTTGAGGCACAGCGACACGGCGGCGAAACCGGTCTTCACCGTGACTGGATCAACGCTCTGTTGAACGAGTACTACGACCCGATGTACGCCTACCAAAGCGAGCGCAACGCGCAACCGGTTCTGTTCAAGGGCAACCGCTCAGAGGTGAAGGCTTTTCTGCAGTCGCTCACACCAGCTTCACGATAA
- a CDS encoding IS1380 family transposase, which translates to MRTFKLEQSKTEIITPHGGLALVGHSVNRMTSLAKTSRSIVKRHGIANIDLIRTYLGLICLGKSDFEAVEHARHDPFFKAAMGIKQSPSSARLRQRFDEDARALIPLLDEASVEFLCNASVPIGTLTTGHVPLDMDVFPMDNSNSKKEGVAYTYKGHDGYAPIAAYLGTEGWCLGCELRPGNQHANKEFIHTLDRVLPRVRELTDAPLLVRLDSAHDAAENRGYFRAHGADYLIKWNPRSQDGLAWVDKAHAAGALWCHTRPGKMETLVSEPLDGTDDRLIVKVTVRQSDSSGQLFLEPEVSLEGWTTSLTSDAADNAKVIALYQDHATSEQFHSEFKTDLDLERLPSGKFDTNDLVIAFAVLGYNILRWMGQNALLGPDAPVRHPAKRRRLKTVIQELMYMACRLVSSGRRLHLRFGRHCPGFGAFSRVYGLA; encoded by the coding sequence ATGCGTACCTTCAAGCTTGAACAGTCAAAAACCGAGATTATCACACCCCACGGTGGTCTGGCGCTGGTTGGGCACAGCGTGAACAGGATGACCTCTCTGGCTAAGACCTCGCGCTCCATCGTCAAGCGCCATGGCATCGCCAACATCGACCTCATCCGTACCTACCTGGGGTTGATTTGCCTTGGCAAGAGCGACTTCGAAGCGGTCGAGCACGCACGCCATGATCCCTTCTTCAAAGCGGCCATGGGCATCAAGCAATCACCTTCATCGGCCCGGCTGCGTCAGCGCTTTGATGAAGATGCCCGCGCACTGATCCCGTTATTGGATGAGGCCAGCGTCGAGTTTCTGTGTAACGCTTCGGTGCCTATCGGCACACTCACCACCGGGCACGTGCCACTGGATATGGACGTGTTTCCCATGGACAACAGCAACAGTAAAAAAGAGGGCGTGGCCTATACCTACAAGGGGCATGACGGTTATGCCCCCATCGCGGCCTACCTGGGCACGGAGGGCTGGTGTCTGGGCTGTGAGCTGCGACCGGGTAACCAACATGCCAATAAAGAGTTTATTCACACCCTCGACCGGGTGCTGCCTCGAGTCCGAGAGCTGACCGATGCACCGCTACTGGTACGTCTTGACAGCGCCCATGATGCCGCCGAGAACCGGGGGTACTTCCGTGCGCACGGGGCAGACTACCTGATTAAGTGGAACCCCCGCTCACAAGATGGACTGGCCTGGGTCGACAAGGCTCATGCGGCCGGCGCACTTTGGTGCCATACCCGACCGGGCAAAATGGAAACGCTGGTAAGCGAACCGCTGGATGGCACGGACGACCGCCTGATCGTCAAGGTGACGGTGCGCCAGAGTGACAGTTCAGGACAGCTGTTTTTGGAGCCGGAGGTCAGCCTGGAGGGCTGGACGACTTCACTCACATCGGACGCAGCAGATAACGCCAAGGTCATTGCGCTCTACCAGGATCACGCCACCAGCGAACAGTTCCACAGTGAGTTCAAGACTGATCTGGATCTCGAACGTTTGCCGTCAGGGAAGTTCGATACCAACGACCTGGTCATAGCCTTTGCCGTACTGGGCTACAACATACTGCGTTGGATGGGACAGAACGCGCTATTGGGGCCGGATGCACCGGTGCGTCATCCGGCCAAGCGTCGGCGGCTGAAAACCGTGATTCAGGAACTGATGTATATGGCCTGTCGCTTAGTCAGCAGCGGTCGTCGTCTCCACCTGCGCTTCGGACGACATTGTCCCGGTTTCGGGGCATTCAGTCGCGTCTACGGGCTGGCCTGA
- a CDS encoding MsnO8 family LLM class oxidoreductase: MSIKLSVVDQSPVHGSHPKIDAPRLTIELAQLCDSLGYHRYWVAEHHDSIHFANPCPEILVATIASLTQNIRVGSGGVMLSHYSPLKVAESFSMMATLNNGRIDLGIGRAPGGTGLTSQALAYPHQPHHGDLYAQQAQMLAGFVNANLPAEHRFSRINVLPDSIKPELWMLGSSGGSAGLAGHLGYNIALARFIDPDNCHPSIFDSYSEEWNKAGHEGTPNKMLAIACICADTEEEAKLRAGTAVYRKLAAQMGQREDFLTPSQVQDRYRELPASYQAEYDHILNGYTVGTPDQCWQEMEQLASQFGCDEIGTVCVTYSHHDRMDSYRLLAKHL; this comes from the coding sequence ATGAGCATCAAACTGTCTGTTGTCGACCAGTCACCGGTACACGGTTCACACCCGAAAATTGACGCCCCGCGCCTCACCATCGAGCTGGCCCAGCTGTGCGACTCGCTGGGATACCACCGCTACTGGGTGGCCGAACACCACGACAGCATTCACTTTGCCAACCCCTGCCCCGAGATTCTGGTGGCCACCATTGCCAGCCTGACCCAGAATATCCGCGTGGGCAGCGGTGGCGTCATGCTGTCGCACTACAGCCCGCTGAAAGTGGCTGAGAGCTTCAGCATGATGGCGACTCTCAACAACGGTCGCATCGACCTGGGCATTGGCCGCGCCCCCGGCGGCACCGGCCTAACCTCGCAGGCGCTGGCCTACCCGCACCAGCCTCACCACGGCGACCTGTATGCACAACAGGCCCAGATGCTGGCAGGCTTCGTCAACGCCAACCTGCCCGCCGAACACCGCTTCAGCCGCATCAACGTACTGCCCGACAGCATCAAGCCCGAACTCTGGATGCTGGGCTCCAGCGGCGGCAGTGCAGGTCTGGCCGGCCACTTGGGCTACAACATCGCCTTGGCCCGCTTCATCGATCCGGACAACTGCCACCCCTCTATCTTCGATAGCTACAGCGAAGAGTGGAACAAGGCGGGTCATGAAGGCACACCCAACAAAATGCTCGCCATCGCCTGCATCTGTGCCGACACCGAAGAAGAAGCCAAACTGCGCGCCGGTACCGCCGTGTACCGCAAACTGGCGGCACAGATGGGGCAGCGCGAAGACTTCCTGACCCCGTCACAGGTACAGGACCGCTACCGCGAACTGCCCGCTTCATATCAGGCCGAATACGACCACATCTTGAACGGCTACACCGTCGGCACCCCCGACCAGTGCTGGCAGGAGATGGAACAGCTTGCCAGCCAGTTCGGCTGCGACGAGATCGGCACTGTATGCGTCACCTACAGCCACCATGACCGCATGGACAGCTACCGACTGCTGGCCAAGCACCTGTAA
- a CDS encoding GFA family protein: MTEHLGSCLCGTVRFKVEGAFDSFYLCHCQHCKKDTGSAHAANLFSQSAKLSWLSGADAVTLFTLPGTRHSRCFCKFCGSALPNTQMAGVLIVPAGSLDTEVSIVPTAHIFSSSKAHWEEASEEVPTFEKLPG; this comes from the coding sequence ATGACCGAACATCTTGGTTCCTGTTTGTGTGGCACTGTGCGCTTCAAGGTAGAAGGGGCGTTTGACAGTTTTTACCTCTGTCATTGTCAGCACTGCAAGAAAGATACGGGGTCGGCTCATGCGGCCAATCTGTTTTCACAATCGGCTAAGCTGAGTTGGCTATCGGGTGCCGATGCCGTGACCTTATTTACGCTGCCGGGTACTCGTCACAGCAGGTGTTTTTGCAAATTCTGTGGCTCGGCCTTGCCCAATACTCAGATGGCCGGTGTGCTTATCGTACCGGCAGGGTCTTTGGACACTGAGGTGTCCATAGTGCCAACGGCCCACATCTTTTCGTCCAGCAAGGCCCACTGGGAAGAGGCGTCAGAAGAGGTGCCAACGTTCGAGAAGCTGCCGGGTTGA
- the leuE gene encoding leucine efflux protein LeuE, whose translation MFGITDLATFIIGTIVIVLLPGPNSMYVMTTAARNGVGAGFKGAAGVFCGDLVLMTLSVAGVASLVQTTPWLFNLLKYAGALYLVWLGLGLLRSALKRDRDQQVLADIPSGSGRSPFKVALTISLLNPKAILFFMSFFIQFVDPNYHTPLLTFTLLGVMVQIISQTYLASLILGMVFLKGRFQARRGIGAIAKTGVGAGFIGYGLKLALSSN comes from the coding sequence ATGTTCGGTATTACAGACCTTGCGACCTTTATCATCGGTACAATCGTGATCGTGCTGCTGCCGGGGCCCAACTCCATGTATGTGATGACCACCGCTGCCCGCAACGGAGTAGGGGCCGGTTTCAAGGGTGCAGCAGGTGTGTTCTGCGGCGATCTGGTGCTGATGACGCTGTCGGTGGCCGGGGTGGCCTCGCTGGTGCAGACAACCCCCTGGCTGTTCAATCTGCTCAAGTATGCCGGTGCCCTGTATCTGGTCTGGCTGGGGCTGGGTTTGCTGCGCTCGGCGCTCAAGCGTGACCGGGATCAGCAGGTGCTGGCCGATATTCCATCCGGCAGTGGCCGCAGCCCTTTTAAAGTGGCGTTGACCATCAGTCTGCTGAACCCCAAGGCGATCCTGTTCTTTATGTCGTTTTTCATCCAGTTCGTTGACCCGAACTACCACACCCCCTTGCTGACCTTCACCCTGCTGGGTGTGATGGTGCAGATCATCAGCCAGACCTATCTGGCGAGCCTGATTCTGGGCATGGTGTTCCTGAAAGGGCGTTTTCAGGCGCGCCGGGGCATTGGCGCAATTGCCAAGACCGGTGTTGGGGCCGGATTCATCGGCTATGGCCTGAAGCTGGCACTCAGCAGCAACTAA
- a CDS encoding DUF47 domain-containing protein: MAETEKEGVLQRLLDRMIPRPADFFALLAEQSEMVTETISNLHRYMHGPSAELEELLCQDEHAADTLKVRNIRYLNRAFSTPIDREDIYRAIESLDWIITHCKSTINELLDFGIAPDSHMQAIVEELMQGCEALEQGFRTLSIDPAGAVQGAHDARRAHRHIERLYRRSLAELFQGEVTTEMLKKREIYHHLMDGSRRLHAAANVLHDIIVKLV, from the coding sequence ATGGCTGAAACGGAAAAAGAGGGCGTACTGCAACGCCTGCTGGATCGTATGATTCCTCGCCCAGCGGACTTCTTCGCTCTGCTGGCCGAGCAGAGCGAGATGGTGACAGAAACCATCAGTAATCTGCATCGTTACATGCATGGGCCTTCGGCAGAGTTGGAAGAGCTGTTGTGTCAGGATGAACATGCTGCCGATACGCTGAAAGTACGCAACATTCGCTATCTCAATCGTGCGTTCTCCACCCCGATCGACCGCGAGGATATCTACCGGGCCATCGAATCACTGGACTGGATCATCACTCACTGCAAGAGCACCATCAATGAGTTGCTGGATTTCGGTATCGCACCGGACTCCCACATGCAGGCTATAGTGGAGGAGTTGATGCAGGGTTGTGAGGCCTTGGAACAGGGCTTTCGCACCCTCAGTATTGACCCGGCCGGAGCGGTACAGGGCGCCCATGATGCGCGCCGGGCACACCGTCATATCGAGCGGCTATACCGGCGCAGCCTGGCGGAGCTGTTTCAGGGAGAGGTGACGACCGAAATGCTGAAAAAGCGCGAGATCTACCACCACCTGATGGACGGTTCGCGCCGCCTGCACGCGGCCGCCAATGTGCTGCACGACATTATCGTGAAGCTGGTGTGA
- a CDS encoding YcjF family protein, producing MKSLIQVCIKASSDRVEDRDITLIRLLADQKIPAVVVFTRVTGNAEKEFVKEAQRIIDKEYKDFIGGAYVSVNSVPYEIDENYVVEVKGLDTLTEVTEERFPEGKKSAKNAFIKAQRIKMRKRLEAMKSDAATVVHFASAAAGTAGASPIPGSDAPIIAAIQSTMIYKINTEFELDADKSRMTSVLTGIMGVTALAQVGKTVVSNALKFIPGAGTLVGGAISAATAVGITEAVGHAYIAVLEKFFDMDEGKVIFPENSDRIISAFKDVFSYKK from the coding sequence GTGAAGTCACTGATTCAGGTTTGTATTAAAGCGAGCAGTGATCGTGTTGAAGATCGTGACATCACGTTGATCCGCTTGTTGGCAGATCAAAAAATTCCGGCAGTCGTTGTTTTTACCCGAGTTACAGGTAACGCTGAAAAAGAATTTGTTAAAGAAGCGCAGCGCATAATTGATAAAGAATATAAAGACTTTATAGGTGGTGCTTATGTTTCCGTTAACTCGGTGCCATATGAAATTGATGAAAACTATGTTGTAGAGGTCAAAGGATTGGATACTTTGACTGAGGTTACTGAGGAACGATTTCCAGAAGGAAAAAAGTCAGCAAAAAATGCTTTCATCAAAGCTCAGCGTATAAAAATGCGAAAACGTCTTGAGGCAATGAAATCAGATGCCGCAACTGTTGTTCATTTTGCTTCTGCTGCAGCGGGCACCGCAGGTGCTTCGCCTATCCCTGGATCAGATGCACCAATCATCGCTGCAATACAGAGCACTATGATTTATAAGATTAATACAGAATTTGAGCTGGACGCGGATAAATCAAGAATGACATCTGTTTTGACTGGCATCATGGGTGTTACCGCACTTGCACAAGTGGGAAAAACAGTGGTTTCCAATGCCCTGAAGTTCATTCCAGGAGCTGGTACATTGGTCGGCGGTGCCATTTCTGCCGCCACTGCGGTTGGCATTACAGAAGCAGTTGGCCACGCATATATTGCTGTTCTTGAAAAGTTCTTCGATATGGATGAAGGGAAAGTAATTTTCCCAGAGAATTCAGATCGAATTATATCTGCCTTTAAGGACGTGTTCAGCTATAAGAAATAA
- a CDS encoding inorganic phosphate transporter: MDTVWLFILLASAMVVLFDFTNGFHDASNMVASVIASRAMSPVQSVLMVGTFTFLGPVLGGTAVANTIGNFVTLDDLPTTLSLTVVLCGLFAATAWNLITWWRGLPSSSSHALVGGLCGVVMVSAGPDQVVWGVQELAQGRMTGVTKVLLALVLSPLIGFWFGFVLQRLMLVLLRSASPLVNRELRGAQWLTTAGLAFSHGANDAQKSMGILTLCLLLGGQLDEFEVPFWVILLCASAITLGTVLGGWKIVRTLAFSIYKIRPLHALNSQLTSAGVVFMASLVGAPVSTTHVVSSSIMGIGEAERPRAVRWAKAREIGVTWLVTIPGAGVLAVLCYLLLRLIGLAP; this comes from the coding sequence ATGGATACAGTCTGGCTGTTTATCCTGCTCGCCAGCGCCATGGTGGTGCTGTTCGACTTCACCAACGGGTTTCATGACGCCTCCAACATGGTGGCGTCGGTCATCGCATCGCGTGCCATGTCGCCGGTGCAATCGGTGCTGATGGTGGGCACCTTTACCTTTCTTGGGCCGGTGCTGGGCGGTACGGCGGTAGCCAATACCATCGGCAATTTCGTGACGCTGGACGACCTGCCAACCACGCTGTCACTGACGGTAGTGCTGTGTGGTCTGTTTGCGGCCACGGCTTGGAACTTGATCACCTGGTGGCGCGGCCTGCCGTCGTCCTCGTCCCATGCCCTGGTCGGTGGCCTCTGTGGTGTGGTGATGGTGTCGGCCGGGCCGGATCAGGTGGTCTGGGGTGTGCAAGAGCTGGCGCAAGGTCGCATGACGGGTGTGACCAAGGTGCTGCTGGCGCTGGTGCTGTCGCCGCTGATCGGGTTCTGGTTCGGTTTTGTGCTGCAGCGGCTGATGCTGGTGCTGCTGCGTTCGGCCAGCCCGCTGGTTAACCGCGAGCTGCGCGGTGCCCAGTGGCTGACCACGGCCGGTCTGGCGTTTTCACACGGTGCCAACGATGCGCAGAAAAGCATGGGGATTCTCACCCTCTGTCTGCTGCTGGGTGGTCAGCTGGATGAGTTTGAGGTGCCGTTCTGGGTGATCCTGTTGTGCGCCAGCGCCATTACGCTGGGAACGGTGCTGGGCGGCTGGAAGATCGTGCGCACGCTGGCGTTCTCGATCTACAAGATTCGCCCCCTGCACGCACTCAATTCTCAGCTGACATCGGCGGGGGTGGTGTTCATGGCCTCGCTGGTGGGGGCACCGGTATCGACCACCCATGTTGTGTCGTCATCCATTATGGGGATCGGCGAAGCGGAGCGTCCTCGGGCCGTACGCTGGGCCAAGGCACGGGAGATCGGTGTCACCTGGTTGGTGACCATTCCCGGCGCAGGCGTTTTGGCGGTGTTGTGCTATCTGTTGCTGCGCCTGATTGGGTTGGCGCCCTGA
- a CDS encoding PACE efflux transporter — protein MRLFGLRQIMQGLKRRLTYVVLYEGLALVLLSITFNVLSDEGLAHAGVLGALTVLIAVSWNFIYNLLFECWEARQTTRGRSLVRRVGHAAGFEVSLLLLTLPLFAWWLQLSLFDAFLLDAGLTLFFVFFTFIYNWGFDRVFGLPLAAQ, from the coding sequence ATGCGCCTTTTTGGTTTGAGGCAGATCATGCAGGGGCTGAAACGCAGGCTGACGTACGTTGTACTGTATGAAGGACTTGCGCTGGTATTGCTGAGTATTACCTTCAATGTGCTGTCGGATGAAGGGCTGGCGCACGCGGGTGTATTGGGTGCACTGACCGTGTTGATCGCGGTCAGCTGGAATTTCATCTACAACCTGCTGTTCGAATGCTGGGAAGCCCGTCAGACCACGCGGGGTCGCAGCCTCGTGCGCCGTGTCGGTCATGCGGCTGGTTTTGAAGTCAGTTTATTGCTGTTAACGCTGCCTCTGTTTGCCTGGTGGCTGCAGCTGAGTCTGTTTGACGCGTTCCTCCTTGATGCCGGCCTGACGCTGTTTTTCGTGTTTTTTACCTTTATCTACAACTGGGGGTTTGATCGCGTATTCGGTCTTCCTCTGGCAGCCCAGTAG